In Bombus terrestris chromosome 13, iyBomTerr1.2, whole genome shotgun sequence, the DNA window ACTTCGATCGCTGTTAAATGCTTAAATATCTATTGATTTGCCAATGATTTAACTCGCATCACACCAGCTCAGACCAGTTTCACACGAtcgcttttattttatttaaaaagattagctttagtttcgaatttttatcgcaatattatttcgACAGCGACATCCAAAAGGAATCCGATAAGGAGACCATCTCGTGTCCTCCGCAAAATCTACGTATCAAGGGTAAAAGCGACCTGGACGAACCCACCACAGAGGGAACATTATTGAGGGAGCTATTCTTCAGGAAACCGAGCGTCGATGAAAACGAAAACCTAGATATCATCCCTGTTCTGTCGGACACTGACTTGCAAGCCAAACCTACCAACTCCATCCTCTTTCCTTAATCTGTTATTCAAATACGCTCTCGTTTTATTAAGGGAGCTATTCTTCAGGAAACCGAGCGTCGATGAAAACGAAAACCTAGATATCATCCCTGTTCTGTCGGACACTGACTTGCAAGTCAAACCTACCAACTCCATCCTCTTCCCTTAATCTGTTATTAAAATACGCTCTCGTTTTATTAAGGGAGCTATTCTTCAGGAAACCGAGCGTCGATGAAAACGAAAACCTAGATATCATCCCTGTTCTGTCGGACACTGACTTGCAAGCCAAACCTACCAACTCCATCCTCTTTTCTTAATCTGTTATTAAAATACGCTCTCGTTTTATTAAGGGAGCTATTCTTCAGGAAACCGAGCGTCGATAAAAACGAAAACCTAGATATCATCCCTGTTCTGTCGGACACTGACTTGCAAGCCAAACCTACCAACTCCATCCTCTTCCCTTAATCTGTTATTAAAATACGCTCTCGTTTTATTAAGGGAGCTATTCTTCAGGAAACCGAGCGTCGATAAAAACGAAAACCTAGATATCATCCCTGTTCTGTCGGACACTGACTTGCAAGCCAAACCTACCAACTCCATCCTCTTCCCTTAATCTGTTATTAAAATACGCTCTCGTTTTATTAAGGGAGCTATTCTTCAGGAAACCGAGCGTCGATAAAAACGAAAACCTAGATATCATCCCTGTTCTGTCGGACACTGACTTGCAAGCCAAACCTACCAACTCCATCCTCTTCCCTTAATCTGTTATTAAAATACGCTCTCGTTTTAGTTAAAAAATCTTAATAAAAGTCCGAACCATTCACGCCTTGTTCTCTTAATAGAATCACAAAATCTGATCAGTGGTAAAAATACCATACATAGATATTCTCTCAATACAAATCACCACATTTTATTCAAAAATCTCCACCGGTTATTGAGGAATtcactttaaaaaaattttcgGGAGAGCGTCGTACTGGTCGATGGTAAAAAGGAAATTTCTAAATCGATAATGCAGATGGGATATACCATTGACTAAGAGCATCGATTAAGGATAGGATAGACGTGACATTGAATGGAACTTCGCGTTTCAGATTACGAAATACCGACCTGTCAAAAAACCAGTGTTTCTTGCGTTCTCTACGAATATAGGGATTATCACAGTCATCACTGATAGTATTACCGACGAGATACGGAATAGGCGTGACATTTGTGACTTTCGACTACCGATGTTTTGCTGTTTTATCGATACAATTACTAAAAATTTTTCTATCTATCGCTGCTCCATATTCGAAACCCAAGGTACGCGAATGCGCACATTGTTCTAACTTTTGATACCAACAGCCATCAAAGGGAAAGTTGCACCTCCGCGTAGGCCAAACTACGAATATCATCAGTGGGTCTCGCGCTTTACTTTTTCGTTACGAAATCTCTCGTGCGTTACTATTTCTACTGCGTTATCAATTTTTCGAGTTACCATCGTATTATATTAGTATAAGATTATGTTATATTTGTAATAGTTGTACCGATCGCATTATCTACGTCTGATAACATATAACCGATTTGAGAACACAAAGATGAAAATAGACGCACACTTCTCACttcgtttcatttctttattttattgctACAATAGTATGTTAAATTGAATGGAATAATTGAATTGaacatttaattgaaatatacctGCTATATCTTCCATATGTTACACTTCTTCTTAGGACTCATAGGGCTGCCCAAAGGACAGGAAAATGTAGCTGTGAAATCCTCATTATTCGAAAGAGTCCCTATGGATCTTAATCGTCCAATACTATGTATGTCTAATTTGGCATCTGTGACTAACGTTTGGGAATCTCTGGTTTCACACCATAacttaaagaaaaagaagaaaaaatcaaatgaaaacaAAGTAAAACAGAACATACATCGAAGAAAGGttttattctttattagaatGCGTACATTAGCAGacgatagaaagaaaatttgattATTGTTGAACATTTCCAAGCCAGGCAGTGTTGATTCTGGTTTGCCGTTTATTATTTCTCTTCGTTTGTACGCTTTGAATGCAGTTCTTAATCCCATGGTATCTGGCATATTTTCGTCGAAAGTCTGATTGCCATAATTCTGTTCGATAATTGACATATCAGTGATATTTATGTTTGATTATAAAAttcttgataaatatttatcgcaatgatattaattattacctTGATTTTTGGACCAGAAGATGTTCCATCTAAAGTATAGTTGTCGTACTGATCAACGAAACACTGAGCACTTTTATAGTATTGCTTCGTCATTTCATCTGGCCAGTTTATTTCCTCGCCACGTTCATTGAAAAGACGCCCTGAAAATATCTGTAAGTTAATAAAACAGTCACGAGTAAAAATGGTATGAATTTTGACGAAATAGAGCTACTTACTTAGCTCGTCAAATGGATGATGCAATTCGTGTGCTAATAAAAACCCAGTCAACGCGTAATTAATCGTACTGAAGGAAAAGATATCGTAATTAAAGATTCAGTGACCGAATGAGaatttaaagagaaattttttgACGTACTTTGGTTGATTTCTGCTGAAAAATGGTTCCTGTAAATTCGCCAAGGGTACAGCTGTACAATTAGGAAAATCAAACCTTAGTGGCTTGATACATTACGTgtgtttatatacatatagcaaAATAAATGGCACTTACTAATTGAATTCGACTGGCTCAAATAAATTGCATTGAGAGTCAAAGGATCGATAATCCATCTATACACAGAAAGACAAATAAATGCTAAGCATTAGattataacagtatataattaatgtaaattataagttcagattaaattaattttaaatactaatatttacgGTTCCACTATATCTTTATGCTTCAAGAGACGCAATtcctttaatttataatatctcTGAACCTCCAATACATTTTCAAAATACTTCGGTCCCATTGTAAGCTGTAAATTAAAGTTAAACCATGAAACTTTCTATTCTCaagattattataaataaaagattgaCAAACATTTGCAGAATAATTTTCCATGATAGTCGCGTTATTATACCAATCCGGGtaaccaatatttttttttataaacttaATTCTTCTTAAAGCCAAATCTTTTATCTCCTTGTTCGCCCAATTCGATTCTTTAATTTCTATCTTCATTTCCTCTTCTATGTCATCCAACGCATTCAATGCCTGATTTATCAGAAAACAAAAGTCTTATCTGTATAATTTAATCTGTCGATCTAACTTACGTAATTCTTAATTTGCACCCTTATTCTGCCCATGTAAATGGCACGAGAATTTTACCGTTTCTATCATGTCATCGGAGAAATATCTTCTTGCGTATTCCACGTGTGCTATGACTTTCGTTAATTCCATCTTCTTGATGCACCAGTCCGACCTACGAATAATTCGAAAATAATCGCGCCACCCGCAACCAGGTAATTCGAACggctaatttaaattaaatcaccGCCACGTGCCGCTACATACGTGCACGTCATAATCTTAATTGCGCCATATTCGTATTTTACTCGAGTCGCTGTTCTACTTTCCGCAGATGCTTCAAATTTAACGTGAGATATTTTCTGATTATTTAGTGCTTTCTAGATTCCATGTCACTGGACTACGAACGCTTATGCAACTTCATACAATCGAAGAAACaagtttttaaaattcatagaaGAAATCGggaatttgtaaatttgtaaattacaacatttctatgaaaaattccGAATTTAGAAGTTTTTCAGTTATGAAATTCTTAtaaaaaacatagaaaaattataattaaagaacGTAGAGAGAAGTTTACTTCACTCACTGAATATTATAAAGAGCACAGCACCGTGTTTATTTTATACATCAGCGTACATTATGTACGTTCTGCGCATTCTTGCACTTTTAATTTTTCCATGCTACGTATACTTTagctaattattaattaataaatttaatatgataaataaatttgggGTGAAACTACTTTGAAATTTTAGTGTATTACGTGCattaaaatttcttcttctctaTAAAGCAAAACCACCCGAATAGACGTATATCTATTATTAACAATTAAGAAAAATTAGTTTCTTTTACAAGCTAAAAAAAGTTTGCTCTTGAAAGCATTAAATTTCGcacaaattcataaatattcccAGTCTATTCAGCATAAGTCAATTGCAATTCATTTCGATCAATACTTAAACTCTACATTAACTTCTACGttgattctattttataaaagttCTATAATCTGTTATACGAACCTGTTTTGTTGCACGTTTGAATCATTTCCAGTCATTTTCTCATCCAATTTTCGCATTTCGTCGGTAGTTTCTGTGATCATCGATGAAACGAAGCTCCAATGAAGATAATTCACTGTTTGACAAATAATAAATGCATGGAACAAGTATTGTGGACAATTATATTCGTCTTAAATCATTATGATTTTACCTATGGTTCTGCTTGGAGTTTCATCGAGTAAGGAAATTAATTTCTCGTAGTAATCAGGTGAGGTTACTTTTAACATCGTGTCTTCAGAGATATCGATACCcgattcattaaaaatatccaTTATCTTGTCTATCCAATTTACCTGTAAGAAATACTTTTGTCAATTAACGACTCATTAAAaaccattaaaaataaaatatttaccataGATTTGTGTGTACGTGGCTTTAAATTATCGTACCATTTTTGGAAGCCTGCCACAGTCATATTTACATAATCATTTACCATACTGCTTATCTGtaaattattgttataattttagTCGGTGACAGAGTCCATAGTAAAGCAactattttttaaactaatGAAACCTTCAACAATTTCCAttcgaaattaaatatatcttcaATTTCCTCTTCTAACTGGTTCCTTGTTGTATTAAATCCTCCAGCCTCAGCTGTTTTCGAAATTATCTTCACAATGTATTTCCAATAACTAAAATCTCTTTTATCAGTGATTGTTAGTGTCTCGTTGTCAGCTTCGAAAAATTCTTCGAGCATCCACGAATACGGTGGCATGTCGGGAACGTCTAACTAGAAACGTTTGAAGGAATTTCTAAAATTGTTACGTACGAATAGAATCGATTACTCACAACCACAGTCTCCTCTTTGGTATCACCATACGCCGTGACTCGGACATCATGCAACAAATTAGATCCTCTTAAATGAGCATAATAATCGTCGATATTCTGCCATTTCTGTTCACTGTCGCGCCATTTGTTTTTTCCTATTATTATCGGCCATCCACCGATTTCATTCAATATGAAGAGTATCGGTTCCATACCTCGCTTATTCATATCCTCTACGAGCAGTGGAAAATTATCGAACCGATAAAATTTTCATGgataatttctttataatgaaatttaacaACATTTCAAAtcgttaaattataatatccCATAAAACCAGTGCAAAGGTACCAGAACAGTCAAAATTGGCGATGTCTACTTTTGTATAGAAATTTTATGGATTATTATTATAACTTTCATTAAATCTTAACTGCTTCTAGATGTTTTGtaactttataaaatttacaacaATTTCTACTTtggatagaaattttataacttACAAGTCCTATAATTTCCCATTTTTTccatagaaatttcataaatttacaaaacgttaacatttatgtattttgtattttttatgcaTCTCTTCAATTAGCTTTCACTTCAATTTCTCTGGTACTTTATATTTAAGTCACCAATAATTCCAGTATTAATTTCGGATTAATTATTGTCTATCGTGTAGTGGCCAATCGTTTATAAATTAGTAATTTAATTAGATCACTACCTGTGTCCATACAAGTTTTGTACCATTGTTTCGCAATTTTTACCGGTGAGATTTCGTCGCCTCGCAACTCCATCTTCATCATTTCtgcaaaattttattcgttatccCCAAAGGGAATTTACGAAACGGGTGAAACTTACCCTCGATTCTTCTTTTGTTCTCGTTGTCAGAAATGGCTCGCAATTGCCAGGAATTCTCTCCAAGTGGAAGCGAATGTATCGTTGGCCAGTTGCCGCATGCATATTCATAGAAGTCCACGCAGGGATCCGCGGATGCGTTCATGTTCGTTAGTATCCTCATGGCTGTTTTATACGATCGTCAAAGAAAACGTTCCCTTATTATTTTCTCCTAgctattttctattttgaatAAAACTTTACCGAATCTTTTACACTCCTCAGTTAAACACATGGAACGTCCATCGTTTGTTACATCGGTCGCCCTTGCATCGATGAAAATTATCAAAGAGAATCTGTATAACAACTGAGAATGACTTTGTCTGATTTTACATAattgtcgtaatagtataattgaaatgaaataatttgaataaaaaggaaaatagatTGAATTGTCACGTACAGGAAAATTTCAAGCAACATCGTCTGCGAAATAATACCGTTAATGTTCACGACGACACTAATTATCGAATCTGAATTTCCAGCGTTTATTGCAGAGCCAAATAgccgataataattttatatcacgGAGGCGTTATACGATATCTTTATTAATCGGTCATTCGAATGATTTTTGCATCGACATTTCCCCGTCGCCGTGCAATTCGTTGCACACTCGCCAGACagaatttcgaaaataatttcttctcATTGTATTATCAGAAAATCAAATCACACAACgtatttcatttctatctatCGGTTGTCTCTGAAAAGGTATTTCAGAAACGTTTAGCGCCTCTGTCAGCTTTTAAACGAAACATCGATTGTCAATATCGCGAATTGCTGATTAGGAGTTAATAGTATCAGTATTTCCTGGCCAGTGACTCGAACATTTCTGCATATATCGCCACTGTAATGTTTCATCAGACTCTGTTTGCTTTGGTGACGTTCCACTGTCGTCGAAAATAATAAAGACATATTGTCCAATTACGAGAGGGAacattcgttatattattcgaTCGATGTGTCGCCGCTAATAATTATCGCTGATCAGTATGTTCGACGGTGAAATATAGCATGGTAACCGTCGAACAATTCATTCGTTAAATCAACAAAAATTCTCACGTCGACGAGCAAGAACCTCTGATAAAGCCCGAGTGGAaattttctctcgttctccTACGATGCATCAACGCGGTTAATAAACAGCTTcctttttttagaaaataacgaaaacaaagagagagagagagagagagagagagagagagaaagaaagaaagcggACAAGCTGATAGGAAGCAAAGAACGGAATATCAAGTTGACGTCAATTGAACGATTTAGCCAACGGTTTTTTAAACTGTTGCATTTATTTACATCAGCGATTgcaaagaaataatatacatacgAAGCATCGTTGTAAACGTTCTGGTATTTTTTCGTTTCTCGTCCCGTGTTTCCTCACCTCTCTTTTTTAAAACGTATGTATGTTTCCTACGTTTTCACGCCACATTCGAACACCATGGGACTTCGCCTCGACctcgtttattttaatattgcatCATCGAAAAAGGATTGAATCAATCTTAAGCTAATTAAATCGCTGGACAAATAGAACATATTTCTGTACTACTGTAGCTTAGTATACGTTTTCTTCGTTCATCTcgctgtttattattttatttcgatcttCGCATTGCTCTACAGAGTTCAAAGAATTTACCACCGAACGCTGATATAACAACAATAACTCGCTAGTAGACAGAGTATGCATTCGTACATAGTAAAGTGTTATTGGACGATCGTTGATACAATCTTCTGACGATTTACCAACACGTAGCTTGTTACTTTACGTGTCTGGATATAAGATTTTGGAAActtgataaaagaaaaatgatgtaaaagTAAGTGGAATAATTACGTCGTTGAAATGGAAGGGAAAAGCAAAGAGCGCATGGAATTGAAATAAACAGATGCAGAgtcaattgaaatattataatatatattcagaggagaaggaagaaacgttgtgctataaaatttcgataaaagactacaaaaaaaaaaaaaaaagtagaatcaAATGAAACGTCCCGTTTTTATTATATCGCCATACGGAGAAAACGAgacgaatatatattataatttaatattaacgcAAATATTcagaaagaaatttattcattGGAAAATCACATAAACGTTTAAGCATATTAAGGATAAAATTAAAGGTGCAAAGAATTACACAAAGGGCGCGATCGAtcgaaatattaatgaaaatatccaGGAGGAAAGGAAGAggcatttaataaaaaaatttgattaaagcTAAATCTGCGGTGGATCATTAAAAATTACGACTGAGATATCAAAGAAATTGGAAAGAAGGAAGGGACCAATTATtcgataaacaatttttttaaatcaagCAGCTTATAAAAAGTGTTTCCTTCTTCGAAGAAAACACGATTCAGATGTGTATGTACGATCGTGAAACGTTAACAGATCGTGGAAGATGGTCTCTTCCGACGTGCCCCGCGCCAAATCGAAATCGTGAGCAATCGAACGCGACACGGAAGCGCAAAATTTCGATCACCTGCTACTCGAGAACAACGATGCGAACTAGCTAGCGCAAGCTGATCGACCTGGCCACCTTTTTCTTTATCACCGAATCATTTAAATACCTTAGGGAAGGAAGATTATTTGCTATAGAAACGCCATAGTATTTACAACAGGACGACGTTAAGGCGTCGTTCTAATTCGCGAATTCAATGGAACATCAGTGGAAACTACGataccatttttttttcttttttcttttttgatgaAGAGAAATCGACGGTCTATTTTCATCGTCGATGACCTAACTCTACGTTATCTTTAATCgatatcattatttttttttttgttttttttttttttttttaagacgaTCTCAGAACGATTTTGTGAGCAGCGACGAAAaaaatgtacgtttacacatatGTACTCCATAGTTGTTGCGTATACGTTATTCGTGACACCAATATTTCGAACGATTCAAGCAATCAGgagaaattaatcgattttAATTACCTTTCCTCTCGTCGTGCCTCGGTAAATATACGATAGTTctaatttacataatatattgaTCACATAATAGATCGTTGACGTCTAATTAAATCGCCAGCAATTTCTGTGGATCTAGGAATTACAttaaatcgaatgaaattttcctGTTTCATCGTACGTTAATCGTAAAGCATAAGTTACTAGACAATTCTATTCAGACGACGTTCCCTTCATTGAAATCTTGAAATAATCGATCGGAACTATCGCAAAGGCGTCAACTGGGTCATTGGTAATCCACCAATCCGAGATTTCAATCGCTCTCTCGTTTCTCCGCTTTTGATCCGCCCCCATTCTGTTCGAAAGTATTTTGGCGGTCCTCCCAATCGTTAATTAAACGTTAGTAGATAGATTAGAGtatctttattttatcgttAGAAATATCCGAGGAATATAGAGCTATTTCATAAACAGGATTCTTCGCGTAAGATGCAGCGTTATATTAGAAACGGTCGTTTCCATGGAAACAGCCGTCAAATCGGCCACGCACAATgtcttttaatttctaaaaatcgCGTCATTGCACGGGAAACTCTTCCGGGCAACGTCGACTACATGTAAATATTGAAAACATTCGCTgctatgtatttaaatattacttgTCCATTTCTGgaattgcaaatttttcttcATCGAAAGCGTCCTTACCTTGAGTAACAATTATTTCTTTACTCCACGCTTTTCTCTAGTCTTTTTAGGTCATTCTATAACACGCGAAAGCTCAACGATTGCGCCAGTAGAGTCTCCTATTGTGAAATAATCAGAGCGACGTACCGTGTGCGTCGACGGGATCGCTAATCCTTAGATAATTAAATCGGCATACAATATACGTCAATAGCAGCGAAAGTGTTAACCTCGATTAGCGTCCAAATGGCCGTTAAACTCATCGTTCGAACGGAATCTTTTAGGGGACAAATATCTATGGTATCTCTAAGGTTTGCCTAAATACGATACGGCATTTGAACGAAGCACTTGAACTATTTCAAAAGAGAGGAAGGAATTAATAGTAACTGTTTTATGTACAAGATGATCATTCATTCATGCATCTGTTAAATTTTACTCTCTCGCACGCTGCTCATTCTCTTGTCGCGtttcatttttcatcgaatttagATCCACTGTCAGCGAATTATCCTGGAACCACCGCAAAGCATCCTCTTGAAGGCTTGCCTGAACTCTGGTGAAAATACCGTGTATATCACAGGGTTCAGGGTGCTGTTGAAGTAGCCCAGCCACAGGAAGACACTCGCTATTAGCTCTGGTGGTTCGCAGGCATCGCAAGTGGCACGAAGCAACGCGACCAAGAAGAACGGCAACCAACACGCAACAAACGCCCCGGTGATTATCGCGAGCGTTTTCGCAGCTTTTCTCTCGCGTTTCGACTCGATCGTCTCGCGTGTTCTCTTGCTCGAGGAGGTCGAATGGCTGCTAGAAGGATTGGTTACAGTGGTCGTCGTGATAGTCGTTGTCGTTGATACCGTTGATGGTGTGACGGTGGTCGACTGCGTCGCGTTCGCGCCGTTGTACGATGACGACTTCTCCGGCGAGATCGACGAATGGTCCGGCGTGGATCTTGTTATGGTGAACGCTGTTGACTCCTCTCTCGGTCTGAAATGCACGTCAGTTTTAATCAAGctgcaattaaaattatttttgaccTCCTTAGGTGGATAGGGATATTTTATACTGTCATAAAAAAGTACAGGGATGTTTCATTGTGTTTCATAGAACGTAagtttcattagaaaattaagAATACGCCTGTGTTAATCGAATGAGAATTAAAATCGATTCTGCGGTAGTGGCTCGATAGAAATATTCTATGTTCGCTTAAAAGTATATGGACATTTGGTTATTTGCGATAGAATATACATAATCTAGTTATAAAATTACGAATGGCCGTAATTCTATGATATTTGTAAATCATGCGGATTATTTGAATTTGGTAGGATTTCATTCTCTGTTGGAGCTAtcgcaaaatataaaatgtagttAAATAACGATGCTAAATGTTAACGCGTAATAAAAAGATTGGTATTTGCAAGTGTCAAACGTTATGGAGCAATTTTGTTGTTTTTAGAGAGTTGTCGATTCATTTAGTTGTCAAACTATACTTACATAAAATGCATAAGATTCGTTCAAATTGATAGACTATAATCCTGACAGTAATATCGAAAAACCAATAATGCTtcgataaattatatatacaattttaatataaataacgataagTTTTTCAATGAATTTGTATTTCGTACGATGTATGGACACATTTCGAGATTAGTCGTTTGGTTTCTGAAAAATCCCAGCCCATTCACTTTGTTCCATTACGAAGATTAGACAATATCCAGAAAATGGAATTTATCAGTTTGATGTCCTAGTAGTTGAATGAATTTATCGATTCTCCAGGAGGATAGTGAATGTTTCCCTGGAATCCTAAGTTTCCCATTAATTCATACGTGTTGCTATTACGTTCAAGTATTTTTTATGCAAATCGACCAAAGTGTCCACACATTTATGAGCAACATGAGCGTACGTTTAACAAGATTTCTGCTAGAAATGCAACGTAATGCAACGTAACGTTAACAAGCTGTTACGTATAAGTATTCTCAGCGATTCAGCAACGTAATTAGTCTGTGGCGCGCAAGAAACCGGCCTCGTGAAAATCACGAATGGGGAAGGATAGTTAAGGCACGCCGCTAACGAGCCTCGCAACCGTGTATCTATTCAGATTCGTGGGGGAGAAGCGGAACCTTCTTGTGACGAGTCTAAGGATGCCTCTTCTTTCACGAGGTGGTTGCACGATAGTTCCTGGTCTCTTTCTAATTCGCTTTCGTGCCGCCTGAAATATCCTCCAATACAGGAATAGAATAATGAGCAGCGGCAGGTAGAAAGTGGCGCATGTGGCAAAAATCTgcaaatatatttaagaaaatttcacACAATCGAATGGTAagtatttcttatatatataggAAAGGTCATactcttctaaaaaaaaaaaaaaaagaaaaaatgatatcGTTATGCAATAACGGGCGAGTAATATCGTTACGTAACGAGTTTCAATTGaatgaatttcaatttcacagGAAGATTACTCCGGTTAACAAACACCGGTGTTTGTCACAGTGAATATTTGCATTGGTCTTCGTGTATTTTTTTTTCGCTGAATTCCAATCTGTGATCAGATTTTTTTTTCAATCACGCagagtttttattatttatggaaGAGTAATTTTAGAATTCAATATGTTGCCAACCAATTCTATATCGAAACTTTCTTTTCATTTGATCCTTGTATATAATACGTGTTTCTGTCACCTTGCCCgatatttcttcgatatttccaacatattttcaaaaatatttcgcTCCCTACAAAATAAACTTTTCATTTGTTTTCTAAATAAACATCGTATCTATCAAATTCTTCGACTATCTGGCAAATAGTCCTTCTTCCAGCATTTCGTATTATACTCCTGTTTACCTAGCAAATGACATAAACGtcagaaaatcaacaaagaTACACGTGTCGTATGTTTCGTGTGCGATTTTTATTTCTGAATACAGTACAAAGACAATCGAACCTTATACGCgaggaaagaaaattaatttgtagACCGCTGTCACCAGATTCGACTTATAACGGATTAATAAAGGTTTAGAGATGTAATTTCGAAATAACTCGAGGAAGATTCTGATTTATCAAGGAGCAGGTACCTGGTATGCAGGGTCCTGCGACACGAGACACGTCCCATCCGCTATACGGACCAAATAATCAGGATCCTTCCAGCCAAGTTGAGGTGCCAACGAGATTCCTAAGGACACCAACCAGACGGTGACGATCAACATACCGATCCGCCGTGGATTCCTTGCCTGAAAGTAAAGAAATTCTTTCACCGGCTATCACACTCTAGAATTGACGAATCCTCGTAACACGAGAATTCCCTTTTctctt includes these proteins:
- the LOC100648068 gene encoding neprilysin-like isoform X2; translation: MLLEIFLFSLIIFIDARATDVTNDGRSMCLTEECKRFAMRILTNMNASADPCVDFYEYACGNWPTIHSLPLGENSWQLRAISDNENKRRIEEMMKMELRGDEISPVKIAKQWYKTCMDTEDMNKRGMEPILFILNEIGGWPIIIGKNKWRDSEQKWQNIDDYYAHLRGSNLLHDVRVTAYGDTKEETVVLDVPDMPPYSWMLEEFFEADNETLTITDKRDFSYWKYIVKIISKTAEAGGFNTTRNQLEEEIEDIFNFEWKLLKISSMVNDYVNMTVAGFQKWYDNLKPRTHKSMVNWIDKIMDIFNESGIDISEDTMLKVTSPDYYEKLISLLDETPSRTIVNYLHWSFVSSMITETTDEMRKLDEKMTGNDSNVQQNRSDWCIKKMELTKVIAHVEYARRYFSDDMIETLTMGPKYFENVLEVQRYYKLKELRLLKHKDIVEPWIIDPLTLNAIYLSQSNSITVPLANLQEPFFSRNQPNTINYALTGFLLAHELHHPFDELRRLFNERGEEINWPDEMTKQYYKSAQCFVDQYDNYTLDGTSSGPKIKNYGNQTFDENMPDTMGLRTAFKAYKRREIINGKPESTLPGLEMFNNNQIFFLSSANLWCETRDSQTLVTDAKLDIHSIGRLRSIGTLSNNEDFTATFSCPLGSPMSPKKKCNIWKI
- the LOC100647940 gene encoding 5-hydroxytryptamine receptor isoform X1, translating into MEEHVNQSTNSSTDGLSFIDASIILRALVLGLLILVTVVGNLFVIAAIMLERNLQSVANYLIVSLAVADLMVACLVMPLGAVYEINSGWSLGPELCDMWTSSDVLCCTASILHLVAIAVDRYWAVTDLNYIQARNPRRIGMLIVTVWLVSLGISLAPQLGWKDPDYLVRIADGTCLVSQDPAYQIFATCATFYLPLLIILFLYWRIFQAARKRIRKRPGTIVQPPRERRGILRLVTRRPREESTAFTITRSTPDHSSISPEKSSSYNGANATQSTTVTPSTVSTTTTITTTTVTNPSSSHSTSSSKRTRETIESKRERKAAKTLAIITGAFVACWLPFFLVALLRATCDACEPPELIASVFLWLGYFNSTLNPVIYTVFSPEFRQAFKRMLCGGSRIIR
- the LOC100648068 gene encoding neprilysin-1-like isoform X1 — translated: MLLEIFLFSLIIFIDARATDVTNDGRSMCLTEECKRFAMRILTNMNASADPCVDFYEYACGNWPTIHSLPLGENSWQLRAISDNENKRRIEEMMKMELRGDEISPVKIAKQWYKTCMDTEDMNKRGMEPILFILNEIGGWPIIIGKNKWRDSEQKWQNIDDYYAHLRGSNLLHDVRVTAYGDTKEETVVLDVPDMPPYSWMLEEFFEADNETLTITDKRDFSYWKYIVKIISKTAEAGGFNTTRNQLEEEIEDIFNFEWKLLKISSMVNDYVNMTVAGFQKWYDNLKPRTHKSMVNWIDKIMDIFNESGIDISEDTMLKVTSPDYYEKLISLLDETPSRTIVNYLHWSFVSSMITETTDEMRKLDEKMTGNDSNVQQNRSDWCIKKMELTKVIAHVEYARRYFSDDMIETALNALDDIEEEMKIEIKESNWANKEIKDLALRRIKFIKKNIGYPDWYNNATIMENYSANLTMGPKYFENVLEVQRYYKLKELRLLKHKDIVEPWIIDPLTLNAIYLSQSNSITVPLANLQEPFFSRNQPNTINYALTGFLLAHELHHPFDELRRLFNERGEEINWPDEMTKQYYKSAQCFVDQYDNYTLDGTSSGPKIKNYGNQTFDENMPDTMGLRTAFKAYKRREIINGKPESTLPGLEMFNNNQIFFLSSANLWCETRDSQTLVTDAKLDIHSIGRLRSIGTLSNNEDFTATFSCPLGSPMSPKKKCNIWKI
- the LOC100647940 gene encoding 5-hydroxytryptamine receptor isoform X2 is translated as MLERNLQSVANYLIVSLAVADLMVACLVMPLGAVYEINSGWSLGPELCDMWTSSDVLCCTASILHLVAIAVDRYWAVTDLNYIQARNPRRIGMLIVTVWLVSLGISLAPQLGWKDPDYLVRIADGTCLVSQDPAYQIFATCATFYLPLLIILFLYWRIFQAARKRIRKRPGTIVQPPRERRGILRLVTRRPREESTAFTITRSTPDHSSISPEKSSSYNGANATQSTTVTPSTVSTTTTITTTTVTNPSSSHSTSSSKRTRETIESKRERKAAKTLAIITGAFVACWLPFFLVALLRATCDACEPPELIASVFLWLGYFNSTLNPVIYTVFSPEFRQAFKRMLCGGSRIIR